Proteins encoded within one genomic window of Gallus gallus isolate bGalGal1 chromosome 1, bGalGal1.mat.broiler.GRCg7b, whole genome shotgun sequence:
- the CHMP2B gene encoding charged multivesicular body protein 2b, translating to MASLFKKKTVDDIIKEQNRELRGTQRTITRDRAALEKQEKQLELEIKKMAKTGNKEACKVLAKQLVQLRKQKNRTYAVSSKVTSMSTQTKVMNSQMKMAGAMSTTAKTMQAVNKKMDPQKTLQTMQNFQKENMKMEMTEEMINDTLDDIFDASDEEEESQDIVNQVLDEIGIEISGKMAKAPSAARGLPSASTSKAATISDEEIERQLKALGVD from the exons atatAATAAAGGAGCAAAACCGAGAGTTAAGAGGTACACAGAGGACTATAACCAGAGATAGAGCAGCActtgaaaaacaggaaaaacagctg gaattgGAGATAAAGAAAATGGCTAAGACTGGTAATAAGGAAGCCTGCAAAGTGCTAGCAAAACAGCTTGTACAACTGCGGAAACAGAAGAATCGAACGTACGCTGTTAGCTCTAAAGTCACTTCTATGTCAACTCAAACAAAGGTCATGAACTCTCAGATGAAGATGGCTGGAGCTATGTCAACTACAGCAAAA ACAATGCAAGCAGTTAATAAGAAAATGGATCCACAAAAGACACTACAAACTATGCAGaatttccagaaggaaaatatgaagATGGAAATGACTGAAGAAATGA ttaACGATACTCTAGATGATATTTTTGATGCTTCtgatgaagaggaggaaagcCAGGATATTGTTAACCAAGTGCTTGATGAGATAGGAATTGAAATCTCTGGAAAG aTGGCCAAAGCTCCATCTGCTGCCAGAGGTCTACCATCTGCATCAACATCAAAAGCTGCTACCATATCAGATGAAGAGATTGAACGGCAACTCAAAGCTCTGGGAGTTGATTAG